Proteins from one Gimesia maris genomic window:
- the hemE gene encoding uroporphyrinogen decarboxylase, with amino-acid sequence MDAPMAETARYQNSRFMKAVRREPVDTTPIWIMRQAGRYLPEYMEVRNKVTFIELCKTPALAAEVTLTAQRVLGVDAAILFADLLPILEPMGLDLEYLKGEGPVIHNPIQDASQVDRLTDIADMDCLDFVFQAVKLIRADLPADIPLLGFAGCPFTLASYAIEGGSSKNYRRTKQMMYNDPSAWNALMNRFVDNLIVYLQRQIAAGCQAVQIFDSWAGCLSPEDYQQYVQPYTAKLVAGVQDHAPVINFLTGNPALLGLQRQAGGQVFGVDWRINLSDAWEIFGSDVAIQGNMDPIVLYAELPVLKQKAKAVLDAAAGRNGHIFNLGHGVMPDMNPDHVKALVEMVHELGTR; translated from the coding sequence ATGGATGCCCCCATGGCCGAGACCGCCCGCTATCAGAACAGTCGATTCATGAAAGCGGTCCGCCGCGAACCCGTTGATACGACACCCATCTGGATCATGCGTCAGGCGGGTCGTTATCTACCCGAATACATGGAAGTTCGTAACAAGGTGACTTTCATTGAGCTCTGTAAAACACCTGCACTGGCTGCCGAAGTCACACTCACCGCACAGCGCGTGCTCGGCGTTGACGCCGCGATCCTGTTTGCCGATCTCCTGCCGATCCTTGAACCAATGGGGCTCGACCTGGAATACCTGAAAGGGGAAGGCCCGGTCATACATAATCCGATCCAGGATGCATCCCAGGTCGACCGGCTGACCGATATTGCCGACATGGACTGCCTCGACTTCGTCTTCCAGGCGGTCAAACTGATTCGCGCCGATCTGCCCGCTGACATTCCCCTGCTCGGCTTTGCCGGCTGTCCCTTCACACTGGCCAGTTATGCCATCGAAGGGGGCAGTTCCAAAAACTACCGCCGCACCAAACAGATGATGTATAACGACCCCTCCGCCTGGAACGCGTTGATGAATCGTTTTGTGGATAACCTGATCGTCTACCTGCAGCGTCAGATCGCCGCCGGATGTCAGGCTGTGCAGATCTTCGACAGCTGGGCAGGTTGTCTGTCTCCCGAAGACTATCAGCAGTATGTGCAACCTTACACAGCGAAACTCGTCGCAGGAGTACAGGATCATGCCCCCGTCATCAATTTTCTGACCGGTAATCCTGCGTTGCTCGGCTTGCAGCGTCAGGCCGGCGGTCAGGTGTTCGGCGTGGACTGGCGCATCAATCTGTCTGATGCCTGGGAGATCTTCGGATCCGATGTCGCCATTCAGGGGAATATGGACCCGATTGTCCTCTACGCCGAATTACCGGTTCTCAAACAGAAAGCGAAAGCCGTTCTGGATGCCGCCGCGGGCCGCAATGGTCACATTTTCAATCTGGGACATGGTGTCATGCCCGACATGAATCCCGATCATGTCAAAGCCCTTGTAGAAATGGTCCACGAACTGGGAACCCGATAA
- the hemG gene encoding protoporphyrinogen oxidase, whose product MNQSAPAKRIAVVGGGITGLSAAFHLQELAQEKNQPVEVTLFESQPEAGGWIGTISQDGYRIDTGADMFITNKPAAIELCQRLGLEDQLISTNQQYRGALILKDGTPVPVPLGFELMTPSRILPMLKTPLLSPIGKLRMGLEYFLPRRTSESGLDADDESLAQFVTRRFGREALTRLIQPLVAGIYTSDPEKLSLRATLPRFLDMERDHRSLIKAIRKQKKQTKSADATGARYGLFAAFKEGMQTLIRTLADRVSSTGTILYEHRVTHVAAADSGYDLTIESTVETQTQHFDAVLLTTAAPQAGQMLEAYAPVLSGLLKQIEYASTAIQVSVYRQENIKHPLHAFGLVIPAAEQRKIFAVAFASRKFPGRAPEGCVQLRTFVGGAMQPELLEHSDDELNAIVNQELADILGVSGEPIFSKLLRHNQSMPQYHLGHLQLVERIEQSAATLAGLELAGNAYRGVGIPDCIHSAEQAAERLLVDLTARV is encoded by the coding sequence ATGAATCAGTCTGCACCCGCAAAACGAATCGCAGTGGTTGGCGGCGGAATTACCGGCCTGTCTGCGGCATTCCATCTGCAGGAGCTGGCGCAGGAAAAGAATCAGCCTGTTGAAGTCACGCTGTTCGAATCACAACCGGAAGCCGGCGGCTGGATTGGCACAATCAGTCAGGATGGCTACCGGATCGACACCGGCGCGGATATGTTTATTACGAACAAACCCGCGGCGATTGAACTCTGCCAGCGACTCGGTCTCGAAGATCAGCTGATTTCCACCAATCAACAGTATCGCGGCGCTCTGATTCTCAAAGACGGCACACCGGTTCCCGTGCCTCTGGGTTTTGAACTGATGACGCCTTCCCGGATTCTTCCCATGTTGAAGACTCCCCTGCTTAGCCCGATCGGAAAACTGCGGATGGGGCTCGAATACTTTCTCCCCCGTCGCACGAGTGAGTCAGGTTTAGACGCAGACGACGAAAGTCTCGCACAGTTTGTTACCCGTCGCTTCGGCAGGGAAGCGTTGACGCGGCTGATTCAGCCACTGGTTGCCGGCATTTATACTTCCGATCCGGAGAAGCTGAGTCTGCGGGCGACGTTACCTCGTTTTCTTGATATGGAACGCGATCATCGCAGTCTGATCAAGGCAATTCGCAAGCAGAAGAAACAGACCAAATCTGCCGACGCCACGGGCGCGCGATACGGATTGTTTGCCGCTTTCAAAGAGGGAATGCAGACGTTGATTCGCACGCTCGCCGATCGGGTTTCCTCCACAGGGACGATACTCTACGAACATCGCGTGACGCATGTCGCTGCCGCAGATTCGGGCTATGATCTGACGATTGAATCTACCGTTGAAACGCAGACGCAGCATTTTGACGCGGTTCTTCTCACCACGGCGGCACCACAGGCGGGGCAGATGCTTGAGGCATACGCTCCCGTGCTGTCAGGACTGCTGAAACAGATCGAATACGCTTCGACTGCGATTCAGGTCAGCGTGTATCGCCAGGAGAATATTAAACATCCTCTGCACGCCTTTGGTCTGGTGATCCCTGCAGCCGAGCAGCGGAAAATATTCGCGGTTGCGTTCGCCAGCCGCAAATTTCCCGGGCGGGCACCGGAAGGTTGTGTGCAGTTGCGGACCTTTGTTGGTGGTGCGATGCAGCCTGAACTGCTGGAGCACTCGGATGACGAATTGAACGCGATTGTGAATCAGGAACTGGCCGACATTCTCGGCGTATCCGGCGAACCGATCTTTTCAAAGCTGCTTCGTCACAACCAGTCGATGCCGCAATACCATCTGGGGCATCTGCAGTTGGTCGAACGGATTGAACAGTCAGCCGCGACTTTAGCGGGACTGGAACTGGCAGGCAACGCGTATCGTGGCGTCGGTATTCCGGACTGCATTCACAGTGCCGAACAGGCGGCCGAACGCTTGCTGGTGGACCTTACTGCACGCGTTTAA
- a CDS encoding arylsulfatase, with protein sequence MRRTLLLNLALLFVLTLILSRGSFLQAAERPNVLLIMTDDQGWGDVRSHDNPLIETPQQDLLASQGARFERFYVSPVCAPTRSSLLTGRYSLRTGVHGVTRGFENMRAEETTIAEMFKAAGYKTGAFGKWHNGRHYPMHPNGQGFDEFFGFCGGHWNRYFDTNLEHNKQPVKTEGYITDVLTDRAIDFIKQNKDQPFFCYVPYNAPHSPWIVPEKYWDKYANKGLDDKARCAYAMVECVDDNLGRLMQTLDDLKLSDNTIVLFLTDNGPNSNRYNGNMRGRKGSIHEGGIRVPLFVRYPGKIKAGTVVKPIAAHIDILPTLLELCSVENTADQPLDGKSLVPLLTNKSNKDWPQRMLFSDRLFRNSIPDDELPNGSVRTDRWRAAYERGKWSLYDMQADPSQKQNVIEAHPAVIKDLSAAYRDWFKDVSQAGFEPIPIPAGHPKEQFTSLPANESFLFPEAGQGINYSGNGHNGYANSWIEDWTDSNASVVWHLDVLQPGTYEATLKYTCRAEDVGCEVQARVHDQTLNATISEPHDPPKIGNQDRVEQSDNYMSKDWAKIKLGTFTLKKGNCNLTLTGVKKPGSELLDVKGFELKRVQ encoded by the coding sequence ATGAGACGCACGCTCCTTCTGAATTTGGCCCTGCTATTTGTATTAACACTGATCTTGAGTCGTGGTTCGTTCCTGCAGGCGGCGGAACGTCCCAACGTGCTGTTGATCATGACCGACGACCAGGGCTGGGGGGATGTCCGCTCGCATGACAATCCACTGATCGAAACGCCTCAACAGGATCTGCTGGCATCACAGGGCGCACGGTTCGAACGGTTCTATGTCTCACCCGTCTGTGCCCCCACACGATCGTCATTGCTGACAGGTCGCTACAGTCTGCGAACCGGCGTGCATGGCGTGACGCGTGGCTTTGAAAACATGCGAGCCGAAGAGACCACGATCGCCGAAATGTTCAAAGCGGCCGGCTACAAAACCGGGGCCTTCGGCAAGTGGCATAATGGTCGGCATTACCCCATGCATCCCAACGGACAGGGCTTCGACGAATTCTTCGGTTTCTGTGGCGGTCACTGGAACCGTTATTTCGATACCAATCTGGAACACAACAAACAGCCGGTCAAGACGGAAGGTTACATCACCGATGTGCTGACCGACCGCGCGATTGATTTCATCAAACAGAACAAGGACCAGCCATTCTTCTGCTACGTCCCTTATAACGCACCGCATTCTCCCTGGATCGTTCCCGAAAAGTACTGGGACAAGTACGCAAATAAAGGACTGGATGACAAGGCCCGCTGCGCGTATGCGATGGTCGAATGTGTGGACGACAATCTGGGACGGTTGATGCAGACACTCGATGATCTGAAACTGAGCGACAACACGATCGTCCTGTTTCTGACCGACAACGGGCCCAACAGTAATCGCTATAACGGCAACATGCGAGGGAGAAAAGGATCGATCCACGAAGGCGGAATCCGGGTCCCCCTGTTTGTCCGCTATCCGGGTAAAATCAAAGCGGGAACCGTCGTGAAACCAATCGCCGCACACATTGATATTCTGCCGACACTGTTGGAATTATGCAGTGTTGAAAATACCGCTGATCAACCTTTGGATGGTAAAAGCCTGGTACCGCTGCTGACAAATAAATCGAACAAAGACTGGCCGCAGCGTATGCTGTTTTCGGATCGACTGTTTCGCAATTCAATTCCGGACGATGAACTGCCCAACGGTTCGGTGCGTACCGATCGCTGGCGGGCCGCTTACGAACGGGGCAAATGGAGTCTGTATGACATGCAGGCCGATCCGTCACAAAAACAGAACGTCATAGAAGCACATCCCGCTGTCATCAAAGATCTGAGTGCCGCTTACAGAGACTGGTTCAAAGATGTCTCACAGGCAGGCTTCGAACCGATACCGATTCCCGCAGGTCACCCCAAAGAACAATTCACATCACTGCCGGCGAATGAATCGTTCCTGTTTCCTGAAGCAGGCCAGGGGATCAACTACAGCGGCAATGGACACAACGGTTATGCCAACAGCTGGATTGAAGACTGGACCGACTCCAATGCGTCCGTCGTCTGGCACCTGGATGTGCTGCAGCCGGGCACCTATGAGGCCACACTCAAATATACCTGCCGCGCAGAGGATGTCGGTTGTGAAGTGCAGGCTCGTGTGCATGATCAAACACTGAACGCAACGATTTCAGAACCACACGATCCACCAAAAATCGGCAACCAGGATCGCGTCGAACAATCGGACAACTACATGAGTAAGGACTGGGCCAAGATCAAACTGGGAACATTCACTCTCAAAAAAGGAAACTGCAACCTCACGCTGACTGGAGTCAAAAAGCCCGGTTCTGAACTACTGGACGTGAAGGGTTTCGAACTTAAACGCGTGCAGTAA
- a CDS encoding DUF1598 domain-containing protein, producing MKGLSLIPHRNNIVRTIASLCLLFSFCAAGLAQTNNGGNNNGGNNQNGNNNNNQNAGGITIDADGVIAAPFRVTQNSSQLNQRRLQALAAEALPADVNRKSEFRKISLVQLEKVCQEYQTKNEPLPPEVLYLAGLTRIDYLFVDREHNDLIIAGPAEGFAANAQNRVVGVDTGRPPIRLDDLVVAFQSQDRGLITGCSFDAKPDNLAKMNEYIRRTNNASSAATAAIRFKTMAQILGMQDVSVTGVPAGSHYARILVEADYMLKRISIGLEPSGIREIKSHLSTLRGGGNSTQRWWFTPLYDAFTTTADRDAFQFAGQRLQMMSQEEFVNSAGQRTDAAQTRVSTTKYAQQFTKNFAKLADLHPTFAELQSITDLTVLAALIHRERLDKQIDWRHSLFSSASSELVPEGNIPKQVPTAMNYKKAGRLMICLVGGGVTINARSVLNQTAFQVSRDMSLEEKQSSVSKRDQQQPARWWWD from the coding sequence ATGAAAGGCCTCTCTCTCATCCCCCATCGAAACAACATCGTGCGCACGATAGCAAGCCTCTGTCTGCTGTTCTCTTTCTGCGCAGCTGGTCTGGCACAGACCAACAATGGGGGCAACAACAACGGCGGAAATAACCAGAACGGCAACAATAACAATAACCAGAATGCGGGCGGCATCACCATTGATGCGGACGGCGTAATCGCCGCGCCGTTTCGGGTGACGCAGAACAGCAGCCAGTTAAATCAACGGCGACTGCAGGCACTCGCCGCGGAAGCACTGCCCGCCGACGTGAATCGCAAGTCGGAATTTCGCAAGATCTCACTGGTCCAACTGGAAAAGGTCTGTCAGGAATACCAAACGAAAAACGAACCGCTGCCTCCCGAGGTTTTGTATCTGGCGGGACTGACGCGGATTGATTATCTGTTCGTTGATCGCGAGCACAATGACCTGATCATCGCCGGTCCCGCGGAAGGCTTCGCCGCCAATGCGCAGAACCGGGTGGTCGGCGTCGATACAGGGCGGCCCCCCATTCGACTGGATGACCTGGTCGTCGCGTTTCAGTCACAGGATCGCGGGCTGATCACCGGTTGTTCATTCGATGCGAAGCCCGACAACCTGGCGAAGATGAATGAATATATTCGGCGTACGAATAACGCATCTTCCGCTGCCACCGCCGCCATTCGCTTCAAAACCATGGCACAGATCCTGGGCATGCAGGATGTCTCGGTCACCGGGGTGCCTGCCGGCTCGCATTACGCCCGCATCCTTGTCGAGGCCGACTATATGCTCAAACGGATTTCCATCGGCCTCGAACCCTCGGGAATCCGTGAAATCAAAAGTCATCTGTCAACGCTCCGAGGCGGCGGAAACAGCACGCAGCGCTGGTGGTTCACACCTCTGTACGATGCTTTCACAACGACAGCCGACAGGGATGCGTTTCAGTTCGCCGGACAGCGACTGCAGATGATGTCGCAGGAAGAATTCGTGAATTCTGCTGGTCAACGCACCGATGCCGCCCAGACCAGGGTTTCGACTACAAAGTATGCCCAGCAGTTTACGAAGAATTTTGCGAAGCTGGCCGACCTGCATCCCACGTTCGCCGAACTGCAGTCGATTACCGACCTGACGGTTCTGGCGGCGCTGATCCATCGGGAACGCCTGGACAAACAGATCGACTGGCGACACTCACTGTTTTCATCCGCATCAAGCGAACTGGTCCCCGAAGGAAATATTCCCAAACAGGTCCCCACGGCGATGAATTACAAGAAGGCAGGGCGGTTGATGATCTGCCTGGTAGGCGGGGGAGTCACCATCAATGCCCGCTCGGTTTTGAACCAGACCGCGTTCCAGGTGAGCCGCGATATGTCACTGGAAGAAAAACAGTCCTCTGTCAGTAAACGGGACCAGCAGCAACCCGCTCGCTGGTGGTGGGATTGA
- a CDS encoding alpha/beta hydrolase, with amino-acid sequence MTRISLKHAGIRLLVLSTVIAVTCPGWADEKPSADERLQKLLKRFPDADKNKDGKLTREEVQEFRQKRQRPRDASAEPTHANVKYGKHERNVLDFYQAESDTPTPLVIYIHGGGFVGGSKKMNPRLVQNYHNAGMSVAAIHYRFIDGEDILLPEPQRDGARAVQFLRSNTKEWNIDPKRVACYGGSAGAGISMWIGFHDDLAEPDSQDPVERESTRIQAIGTIGGQSTYDPIKIKALVGGRAWEHPSIFKAYGVTTAEEALNPTAEQQKRYDESSAITHLTKDDPALYMIYSEADGPLPANARPGQGIHHPNFGRDLVKKMNELGIENVFVYTGDNKSGASPQAMLEFFQKQFAKVK; translated from the coding sequence ATGACACGTATCTCCCTGAAACATGCTGGTATTCGTCTGCTTGTGTTGAGTACTGTGATCGCGGTTACCTGTCCCGGGTGGGCCGATGAAAAGCCTTCAGCGGATGAACGGCTGCAGAAACTGTTGAAACGTTTTCCCGACGCCGACAAAAATAAAGACGGTAAACTGACGCGGGAAGAGGTGCAGGAATTTCGCCAGAAGCGTCAGAGACCCCGGGACGCAAGTGCAGAGCCGACACATGCAAATGTGAAGTATGGTAAACACGAACGGAACGTACTGGACTTTTATCAGGCGGAGTCAGATACGCCGACCCCACTCGTGATTTACATTCATGGTGGCGGTTTCGTAGGCGGCAGCAAAAAAATGAATCCGCGGCTGGTCCAGAATTATCATAATGCGGGGATGAGTGTGGCTGCGATTCACTATCGCTTTATTGACGGCGAAGATATCCTGCTCCCCGAGCCTCAGCGTGACGGAGCCCGGGCCGTGCAGTTCCTGCGGAGCAATACGAAAGAGTGGAATATCGACCCGAAACGTGTTGCCTGTTATGGGGGTTCCGCCGGCGCGGGGATTTCGATGTGGATTGGTTTTCACGATGATCTGGCAGAACCGGACAGTCAGGACCCTGTCGAACGCGAGTCCACCCGCATCCAGGCCATCGGCACGATCGGCGGTCAGAGCACCTATGATCCGATTAAAATCAAAGCGCTGGTGGGTGGACGGGCCTGGGAACATCCTTCCATCTTCAAAGCGTACGGCGTGACGACTGCCGAAGAAGCATTGAACCCGACGGCGGAACAGCAGAAACGCTACGATGAGTCGTCTGCGATCACGCATCTGACCAAAGACGATCCGGCATTGTACATGATCTACAGCGAAGCCGACGGCCCCCTGCCCGCCAATGCGCGGCCCGGCCAGGGTATTCATCACCCCAACTTCGGCCGAGACCTGGTCAAGAAGATGAACGAGCTGGGTATCGAAAACGTCTTCGTCTACACCGGCGACAACAAAAGCGGCGCCTCCCCCCAGGCAATGCTGGAGTTCTTTCAAAAGCAGTTCGCGAAGGTGAAGTAG
- a CDS encoding MBL fold metallo-hydrolase produces MFDFATPTINEIASDVFRIGCYAQGLDLQFNYFLVRDDAPLLFTTGYKSSFPLLHKAVAQVMDPADLRYIAFSHFESDECGALNQWLEVAPDAEPVCSLVSAMVNINDFAIRPPKGMVDGELLNTGRHQYRFCSTAQLPHGWDAGLLYEETQGTLFCSDLFHQGGNPDALTESDLSEQVLAAMQQMQAGPLADYIPYTKQTERILNRLADLKPKTLAVMHGSSFTGNGEQAFRDLSTAMKTVFD; encoded by the coding sequence ATGTTCGACTTCGCGACTCCCACGATCAACGAAATTGCGTCGGATGTGTTTCGGATTGGCTGTTATGCTCAGGGGCTGGATCTGCAGTTTAATTATTTTCTGGTCCGTGATGACGCGCCGCTGCTGTTTACGACCGGGTATAAATCCAGCTTTCCGCTGCTACACAAAGCGGTCGCGCAGGTGATGGATCCGGCGGACCTGCGGTATATCGCCTTCAGTCATTTTGAGTCGGATGAATGCGGGGCGCTCAACCAGTGGCTGGAAGTCGCCCCCGACGCAGAGCCGGTCTGCAGCCTGGTCTCGGCGATGGTCAATATCAACGACTTCGCGATTCGGCCGCCCAAAGGCATGGTCGACGGCGAACTGCTCAACACAGGCAGACATCAATACCGCTTTTGCTCGACCGCGCAACTGCCGCACGGCTGGGATGCGGGGCTCCTGTATGAAGAGACGCAAGGCACGCTGTTCTGTTCCGACCTGTTTCACCAGGGAGGCAATCCGGACGCCCTCACCGAAAGCGATCTGTCAGAACAGGTGCTGGCGGCAATGCAGCAGATGCAGGCGGGACCGCTGGCTGACTACATCCCCTACACAAAACAGACCGAACGGATTCTCAACCGCCTGGCAGACCTCAAACCCAAAACGCTCGCCGTCATGCACGGCTCCAGTTTCACCGGCAACGGCGAACAGGCCTTCCGGGATCTGTCGACCGCGATGAAAACGGTTTTCGATTGA
- a CDS encoding HNH endonuclease → MIQINIPFALKLHAYGLMRLQDPNWTSLDLFDFFKRYARKRESPFFFHNFEERGVLYHLGLLIYDEFVICDNRFDLQDCEDLSWYLETLIDFLIAGEVSPADKWISRAKNITESIDSLFNKSEEKEYYRRIDKTRYTLRRVHNEITDCYSDKIKELGSVYAANYSDRVLHDRQLCAFIAQLLVMIGFDGNEDLKGNPQQWVVRKNIPAWAKKTIYSRDRGKCAICNTDIILELSENDHIDHIIPLARGGCNDVVNLQLLCQKCNLKKSDTLLDITSSIPPYITRRL, encoded by the coding sequence ATGATCCAGATCAATATACCTTTTGCATTGAAATTACATGCTTATGGGCTAATGCGCTTACAGGACCCAAACTGGACAAGCCTTGATCTCTTTGATTTTTTCAAACGCTATGCTCGTAAAAGAGAATCCCCATTTTTCTTTCACAACTTTGAGGAAAGAGGGGTGCTTTATCATCTAGGTTTGTTGATCTACGATGAGTTTGTAATTTGCGACAACAGATTTGACCTGCAGGACTGCGAGGATTTGTCCTGGTACCTCGAAACTTTGATAGATTTTTTGATAGCAGGTGAAGTAAGTCCTGCCGACAAATGGATAAGTCGTGCTAAAAATATTACGGAATCCATTGACTCGCTTTTCAACAAGTCAGAGGAAAAGGAATACTATCGAAGAATTGATAAAACTCGGTACACCTTACGTCGGGTTCATAATGAAATAACAGATTGCTACTCTGATAAAATCAAAGAGCTTGGATCAGTGTACGCAGCTAATTACTCAGATCGTGTACTACATGATAGACAACTTTGCGCATTTATTGCTCAATTACTTGTCATGATAGGCTTCGATGGAAATGAAGATCTAAAAGGGAATCCCCAACAATGGGTTGTACGGAAAAATATCCCAGCCTGGGCAAAGAAAACTATTTATTCACGTGACCGAGGTAAATGTGCGATTTGTAATACTGATATTATACTCGAACTTTCCGAGAATGATCATATCGATCATATAATTCCTCTTGCCCGTGGGGGTTGTAATGATGTTGTTAACCTTCAACTTCTTTGTCAAAAATGTAATCTCAAAAAAAGTGATACATTACTAGATATAACCAGTTCGATACCTCCATATATTACACGTAGATTATGA